In one window of Chloroflexota bacterium DNA:
- the uraH gene encoding hydroxyisourate hydrolase, whose amino-acid sequence MAARRPNRPNRPQRSPRPTISTHVLDLETGVPAPGISVVLFRRGEDDEFEALNESETDADGRIADLIGGELTTGDYQLLFDLAGYREDDAFLQGIAVALRVTDAGRSYHVPLLLAPFGATVYRGS is encoded by the coding sequence GTGGCCGCTCGACGGCCGAATCGCCCCAACCGCCCTCAGCGCTCGCCGCGCCCTACCATCTCGACCCACGTGCTGGACCTCGAGACGGGAGTGCCCGCGCCTGGGATCAGCGTGGTCCTCTTTCGGCGCGGGGAGGACGACGAGTTCGAGGCCCTCAATGAAAGCGAGACCGATGCGGATGGCCGGATCGCGGACCTGATCGGGGGCGAGCTGACAACGGGCGACTACCAGCTCCTGTTCGACCTGGCCGGGTACCGGGAGGATGACGCCTTCCTGCAGGGCATCGCGGTGGCCCTCCGGGTGACCGATGCCGGTCGCAGCTACCACGTCCCGCTCCTCCTGGCGCCCTTCGGCGCCACGGTCTACCGCGGCAGCTGA
- a CDS encoding DUF3830 family protein — MGDLQIRVGDLHFSARWEDAAPRTREALRPWLPIQSQLIHCRWSGEGTWIPFGDRRPGVGYENHTAHPAPGQLLIYTGELSECEILFPYGACSFSSKLGPLAGNHFATVVTGAEQLTELGRRVLWEGAQDIEITEGPD, encoded by the coding sequence GTGGGTGACCTGCAGATCCGGGTCGGCGATCTCCACTTTAGCGCCCGATGGGAGGACGCCGCGCCGCGCACACGCGAGGCGTTGCGCCCATGGCTGCCCATCCAGTCCCAGCTGATCCACTGCCGCTGGAGCGGGGAAGGGACCTGGATCCCGTTCGGCGACCGCCGGCCCGGGGTGGGTTACGAGAACCACACCGCGCACCCAGCTCCCGGGCAGCTGCTCATCTATACCGGCGAGCTGTCCGAGTGCGAGATCCTGTTCCCGTACGGGGCCTGCTCGTTCAGCAGCAAGCTGGGCCCGCTGGCGGGGAACCATTTTGCGACCGTCGTTACCGGGGCGGAGCAGCTAACGGAATTAGGCCGCCGCGTCCTGTGGGAGGGCGCCCAGGACATCGAGATCACCGAAGGACCGGATTGA
- the hydA gene encoding dihydropyrimidinase — protein sequence MTDLVVTEGTVVTAEGSVLADVGVTQGRITAVGPNLPRDPATETIDATGLLVLPGCVDVHTHTRLPTGAEPDRFYQDSVAAASGGTTTFLAFNNPGTGISDEGSLSLLAGLREFRARTEGESAVDFGLSAVITGQQDDPIAELPELIASGVSTAKAFMVYDFRLTDERLFAALQAMGRHGGMLQVHCENAIIIDALTAEALAHGNVAGRHHALTRPTYAEAEATHRAIALARAADASVYIVHLSCADALAEVVTAKARGWPVYAETCPHYLTLTDDRYAPPDEAEVIKSVISPPLRTDADRQSLWLGLARGGLDVVATDHVPDRLAVEKRVPAPPFPQISNGAPGIETLLSVVYSEGVSRGLISVERMVDLLATTPARLFGLPTKGAIEVGRDADLVLFDPKATRRIRQSELHHTSDFTPYEGMVVAGAVVQTLVRGRRAGARIGVFVERRLA from the coding sequence TTGACCGATCTCGTCGTCACCGAAGGCACGGTCGTAACGGCCGAAGGCTCAGTCCTGGCCGATGTCGGCGTGACACAAGGGCGTATCACCGCCGTCGGTCCCAATCTCCCGCGCGACCCGGCGACCGAGACGATCGACGCAACCGGGCTTCTCGTCCTACCTGGCTGCGTTGACGTCCACACCCACACTCGGCTGCCTACGGGCGCGGAACCGGACCGGTTCTACCAGGACAGCGTGGCAGCCGCATCCGGTGGCACGACCACGTTCCTGGCCTTCAACAATCCCGGCACCGGGATCTCCGACGAGGGGTCGCTTTCGCTTCTTGCCGGCCTCCGTGAGTTCCGTGCCCGGACCGAGGGTGAGTCGGCAGTCGACTTTGGCCTGAGTGCGGTCATCACCGGCCAGCAGGACGACCCCATCGCCGAGCTTCCTGAGCTCATCGCCTCCGGCGTCTCCACGGCCAAGGCCTTCATGGTCTACGACTTCCGGCTGACCGATGAGCGCCTCTTCGCGGCGCTGCAGGCCATGGGCCGCCACGGCGGGATGCTCCAGGTCCACTGCGAGAACGCCATCATCATCGACGCGCTCACGGCCGAGGCCCTGGCCCACGGGAACGTCGCCGGCCGCCACCACGCCCTCACGCGCCCGACGTACGCCGAGGCGGAGGCGACCCACCGCGCCATCGCCCTGGCTCGGGCCGCGGACGCATCGGTCTACATCGTTCATCTGTCCTGTGCCGATGCGCTGGCCGAGGTCGTCACCGCCAAGGCGCGCGGGTGGCCGGTGTACGCCGAGACGTGCCCCCACTACCTGACCCTGACCGATGACCGATATGCCCCGCCCGACGAAGCCGAGGTCATCAAGTCCGTCATCTCACCGCCCCTCCGCACGGATGCCGATCGTCAGTCGCTGTGGCTGGGCCTGGCCCGCGGGGGGCTGGACGTGGTGGCCACCGATCACGTGCCGGACCGGCTGGCCGTCGAGAAGCGCGTGCCGGCCCCGCCGTTTCCGCAGATCAGCAACGGGGCGCCGGGCATCGAGACGCTGCTGTCGGTCGTCTACTCCGAGGGCGTGTCTCGTGGCCTGATCAGCGTCGAGCGCATGGTGGATCTGTTGGCGACAACCCCGGCTCGCCTCTTCGGCCTACCTACGAAGGGCGCCATCGAGGTCGGCCGCGATGCTGACCTGGTGCTGTTCGACCCAAAGGCTACTCGCAGGATCCGGCAGTCCGAACTCCATCACACCAGCGACTTCACCCCGTACGAAGGTATGGTGGTTGCGGGTGCCGTCGTCCAGACGCTCGTTCGCGGTCGGCGTGCCGGTGCACGGATCGGCGTGTTCGTGGAACGACGGCTGGCCTAG
- a CDS encoding DnaJ domain-containing protein, protein MASPRDAYKVLQIDPSALPEVVEAAYRALARLRHPDRNDLSGASEAMADLNWAYSTLRDPERRIQYDETRTAAVTVNAPEGSLRDRMEAARGGGSQGVNSEAPIVLDFGRYSGMSLLEVARVDPAYLAWLKRRPHAARYRQQIEELTARLHAR, encoded by the coding sequence ATGGCGAGCCCGCGTGACGCCTACAAGGTCCTGCAGATCGATCCCTCGGCATTGCCGGAGGTTGTCGAGGCCGCTTACCGCGCGCTGGCGCGGCTGCGCCACCCAGACCGGAACGACCTGTCCGGTGCCAGCGAGGCGATGGCGGATCTGAACTGGGCGTATTCCACCCTGCGCGACCCGGAGCGGCGGATCCAGTACGACGAGACCCGAACGGCTGCTGTCACGGTGAACGCGCCGGAGGGTTCGCTGCGCGACCGGATGGAAGCGGCACGCGGCGGAGGTTCCCAGGGCGTGAACTCCGAGGCCCCCATCGTCCTCGATTTCGGACGGTATTCGGGGATGTCCCTGCTCGAGGTTGCCCGCGTGGACCCCGCGTACCTCGCGTGGCTCAAGCGCCGACCGCACGCGGCGCGGTACCGGCAGCAGATCGAAGAGCTGACCGCCAGGCTGCACGCGCGCTAG